The genome window AGTTGAGTAAACGGCctagtggcaacccgatcggatgtcaatccggtCGGATGGCTTAAACCGAGTGGTCAGTTCCATCGGACAGCAGTCTGGTCGAACAGTATTGTACTTAATGGtctgtccgatcggacaacattaGAGGTCCGTCCGGTCGGATGATACTGAGTCGGGTGACCTTATCAGGTCAGATGACACTTATCCGGTCGGATGACTTATCCGGTCGGATGGTCTGTTCGGTCGGATGATCTTATCTGGTCGGACGGCATCAAAATTGATGGACAGTTCGTTCCAACGTCCTGATCAGACTGTACTTGATGGTTTTTGGAAAGAGTACAGGTGGTTAGATCAAGACGGTGTGACATCGTGTTAAACAAATGAAATTCCATCAAATCTGACccgttctaacggccgggaaccACCCCGTTAGATCATATCCGGCCGTTCTTGACGTTTTTCCATTTTTAACCCGAAATCACACAACACTTTTGATTAGATACATAAATTTTAGGTGAGATTGTTATAATAATATGTGAAAGTCactcagatctgagttgttcatggtgagatgaggtcacactttgaagttcatatgaactcttgatgacatcatcttagaacacctcaaatcagtagattcacggttaaaagttgatttttaaaagatagaaaggtgtagaattgaGTGTAGAttatagaagtacaagatttaggttaagatcttaccggaatcgcgagaaatcgagagaaaatggGCCAAGAGCGTTCTGGGCGAGTGAaggctgtcacatcactgttcaagtgaagtggcagggctatttataggcaagagaggAGGAGGAGGTGCAGTGATCCGGATCGGATGGGCAGTCCGTTCGGGCAgccaatccgttcggatggcaatccgttcggatagccaatccgttcggatggcaaCCTGGTTGGATCTTTGGTGCGAAGAACTTCATTGGTTCAATTTATGTGGCGAGCGTTGCGATAGTTTTGTTACACATTTTCCtatatttatttatcatattatatatatatatatatatatatatatatatataattaatcacAAGGGGTCCTATATACATATCCGTATAtcaaagttgcgatacaataaTCGGGTTTCGTTTTGATTACGTGTTACTTGCGACACTTCACGgccatcgaggagggtagaataggtcctcactcaacgtcatcgtgaACGTTAATGTGTGTGATGCGATGTGCATTTTGAGTAATGAGTTTGCActtgcgacacatcacggctatcaaggagggtagaattggtcctcactcgacATTTTCATGGTTGTCAGCAAGTACAATGTGATGTGATAGCGATAAAATATGCGAAAATATTGCGAtatagcgatgtatgcgatataggtacattatgatccgaatctctggtgctaggcgtaacgagtataacgagtagtaacaacgcacgaacgtgcgggttgttacatccgaccaaacacatattTGTGACcttagttgtatagggaataacctcctgaggttataccttatggtctcTTCGTTTGGTTAGTGTTACGATAAGTCGATTATTATATgcctaaaaatgaccaaaatgccctttttgcgcataaatccgttttaaacatatgtaaccaactttttgacatataaactgattttgcaacttaattaaacatgttttggcatataagaCTTATCATAGCTCATATTTAACCATTCGAACACGTATTTACGCaaatgacacgttaaagtagcataaactaccttaacgagtcataacgggtcaaaagctcTTAGGATTCATTTCAAATCAGAAATGTAGACTTTGTTAAACCATTTCACATAAGTttcaacactcatttggtttacaagacctcattctatctgaTTCCCCGATTTATGTCCCGTTACACTAACAtagtatcgggtatacccattagtttgttaaaaaatataCATTGGGGTTTCTAATTACattttttactattataattattatataattttatttatacaacaactatcataaatttaaaaatatacattacatacatataagttttatgataaattaataataactttataatagTTATACGCTTATATGTATATACTACACagcatacaaaatataaatactattatcaaatacatatgctaaaagaaaatttattttttcacattatgaacatactaaaataaatcactaatagataagggttaagggaaaataaaaatataaattaaaaacttcgggtatatgatcgggtatatagttcgggtaaacgggtatgtggtttcgggtaatcgggtcgggtatcacccccatacccgacccatacccgcgaaaatttttaaaactaatctcaTACCCGTCCCAATACATGTCGGGTTTCAGGTATACCCGTCGAGTtcgggtatttttgccatccctaaaATAGGCTCGACACAACTCACTTATTAAACACCATTGGTCTATCTTGTGAACTCACACCATCACCCAATTATACTCGATCACCTTATCTCAATCTATTTCAACCAAACCAACCCACATCACTTGCGACGGTATTCTAGCTCCATCTTGTGAACCCACACTTCTATTTTGGCACCACCCCCTTCCACTCTCAAAAAAGATAAATTGGGATTAAAACTTCTGAAAAATAtatcatttatttattttctcTTAGTTGGAAGAGGAGCATGTGAAGGGATGAAGATAATAATAAATGCCAATAAGTCAAATTTGTTTGGACAACAAGTCAAACCCTCTCTTCCCCCATAAATATGGGCCATTTTTAGGAAAACACACAACCCTTTTCCCATCATATCCATTTCATACGCAACACAACTCTACCCATGCCGGAGATTGACGGAGGAGCTACGGCGGTGACGATGGCTGACGGCCACCATGTTGTGACCCTCAATACAGAAGATCAAACTCACACAACTACTAGTTGTTTTCCGTCTGTTTCTTTTCTTCAAAAGGTTAAttactctttttttttatttcctttgtatttttatttattatatgtgAAAAACAAAGGTGAAGTCATACTTGATCCTTTTGAGTCTCCTGAATCATGTGAATATGACTTTCATAAAAAGGACATGTTTTTTGTTTTTGcttttgtttcttgtttttttCCAATGAAATATGAATTGTTTATGTAGTTAAATATCATTTTAGTCCATTTggtttgagttattttgtcagtttagtccaaaggtttgaaatatTACTGTTTTAATCCAGTAGtttcaaacgttatcattttagtccactgggttaactccatttattttttctgttaactagaaAGCCAATTCGGCCATTTTTATGTATTTTGTTAACTAGaaaggcaattcggccatataaaatgaccgtaTTGCCTCTCTCGTTAACtgaaaaaaatgaatgaagttaacctagtggactaagaTGGGCCacgtttgaaactatttggactaaaatgacaacgttttaaacctttggactaaactggctaAATGACtcaaatcacagggactaaaatgacatttaactcttgtttatgaaaacaaatgtggattttttttaattgatttaTGGAAATGCATATGGTCTTTGAAACTTGACTTGTTTGGTATAACATCATAATCAAGATAGTAGCCTTCATAGATTACAAACAAGTATGGTACAAATTTGTTACAAGTCATTTTAATGTGCGAAAAAATCACTTCGATCGATGGAACTAAAGGTGTGCCCGACTGCTAGCCAGCCGGTTATCTAATTAATGCTTATCTAACATTGTCGTCCTCTGATAGTTTACTATAACTGTcagtaataaaataaaatagattaAACGAATATATAAAGAAAACTTTTGTTGTCATGTCGTCTCTCATCTGATATTTTTGAGGTGTTTGCTACTATGCTATCGTAATTAAACATTTTATTTTTGGTTTGGATAGTTTCGAAAACCAAATTGATAATTGTTTGATTGTACTTTTACAATTGATTTAAAATGTTAATAATATTTCGATTTAAGCAATAAAATTACgtcgtttttttttttgtcaattcTTAAATTATTTATTTACACGTGTAGAtacgtagttttttttttttttttttttttttgtcaattcttaaattatttatttacatttagaTCTGAAATAATTATATTCAATAAATTTCATTGTCTTATTAAAATTACacattttttaattattaacttAATAATAATTTTTTCATCTTGTCTTTTGGTTGGCCGTCGTCCACACCTAAATTCGTCAATAGTGATTAACCACCACCAAACCATTTTTAATTTCAATacttattaaataattaaataacatTATTTTTTATGTACAAGTTATCAATGCACAAATAACGAGGTTCAGTGATTGATTGTTACGATGGACAGTTGATAGCGGAGGTTCTTGGAACATATTTCGTGATATTCGCTGGGTGCGCGGCTGTGGTGGTGAATACCGACAAGGATAAAGTGATCGGTCTGCCTGGAATATCCATTGTGTGGGGGTTGGTGGTGATGGTCATGGTTTACTCCGTTGGACATATCTCTGGTGCCCATTTCAACCCTGCCGTTACCATTGCTTTTGCCTCTTGCAATAGGTTCCCTGTTAAACAGGTAACTTTTAAGATATGTTTGAAAATGTATAGCTCATTGCTacaaaaccaaaaacagttaaaacaAAATCGAACAAAAAATGATTAAACCCGAACCAAATAAAATGAATTTGGTTTATATGTAGCCCAATAAATCGAATAACCAAAGTAAACCATATTTTATACTAATTAGACGAATAAACCCAATAATATGAATtcgttgtattcagttgaaaccGAAAAGCAAACCGAATTCGAACGCAGTTTGTGATTCAGTTTTGAAATACCTAAATTTCGTTTAGTTTGGTTGGATATTTGGTTTAATCCAACAAATTTCAAACCGAATAAAAGGAACCACATAATCGAATAAACCAAAAAGAAATCGAACCGATGGACACCTCTAACGGTTctaaattgtttatttatttattttttttttgtcataaTATTGTTCAAATTTAACATGTAAAGAGACTTTATTGTTTAAAAAGTTGTAGAGGGACTTTTATAAGACATAACAAAAAGTAGGTTAGTTTTTCATATGCAAAAAGAATATTAAGAGATTTTTATGAGAAAAATAAGAAATAATATTGGTTTTTTAATGATATTTGCCATACATAAATTGTATTAGttttaaaataattataaaatacaacaattaaataaaactttaactattGTCATTATTATATTTTCTAATTTAATTGATTAACTTATCCGAGCAAATAAGTGCCTGATTCAAGCAAAGTGATTGTGGCACATGACACGTGACATCTTGTAAATActattaacagaaaaaataaacagAATTCGCTATCATATTTTCAACTGTGAATGTTATATTGttctaaaataaataaataaataaataagtatttCTAGTTGAATCTTGAATCATATTTCAAACAAACACTCAACAACAATATTCAATATAGGTACCTGCATACGTGGCAGCTCAAGTCCTGGGGTCAACGCTTGCCAGTGGGACCCTCCGTTTAATATTTAACGGCCGTCAAGATCATTTCGCCGGAACTCTTCCCGCCGGTTCCGATCTCCAGTCTTTGGTTCTTGAGTTTATCATCACATTCTACCTCATGTTCGTCATCTCCGGCGTTGCCACCGATAACCGAGCCGTTAGTACATTTATAACTGTTGATCAGATTTCATAGTTATACTTTATATAAATGTTGTTAAGTTAATGATGTATGTTCATGCAGATCGGAGAATTGGCCGGACTTGCGGTCGGAGCAACGGTTCTACTCAATGTCATGTTTGCAGGGTATGATTTAGTCCATAATGTTCATGGTCCGGTTTTGACGGTTTTCAGTTTTTGACCattttaaaccaaaccaaaccgttACTAACAATTTGGCTTCAGTTTGGTTTCATGGTTTGGAATTTGGATTATTTGGtctttatgatttaaaatacgaTAAAATACACTTAAAACTAAAAGACCGACTTTGTAATCGAGTTTTACGTGTTTATATTTATGTACGAGTCGGGATAAATTCAAGTTGAATTACGTTTTGAGCATATTTCTTTCGGTTGCTATACTAAACCAAAATAGATATTGACCTAAAACCCGCCGCGTAACGCGAGTAATCTTACTAGTTAAAGACAAAAGTGAAATTCGAAAACTTATATAGTCCAAATCGTACATCCCGGTTTGGTTTCTTCTAACCGGATTCGAGTATGAACTTTAATCCAATTCGTTCAGTACGGTTTGAAAATTCCTTAACCTACCGACCTAAGAAACTTTAAAAACCCGACAAGAAAACCAAACCGTTGACCAGCTTGAGCGGTTTTAtggtttcaaacaaaaccatgaGCACCCCTTTTTAAGTTTGAAATACTTATGATTCTGTTGTGGGTGACAGGCCGATATCAGGGGCGTCAATGAATCCGGCAAGGAGTTTGGGACCAGCCATTGTGTCAAAGGAATACAGGGGGATATGGGTTTACATGTTGGGTCCGACCGCTGGTGCCATTTCTGGAGCGTGGGTCTACAACATCATAAGGTTCACGGATAAGCCTTTGCGCGAAATCACCAAGAGTGCATCTTTTCTTCGGTATGCTAGCAGTCGTAAGTCGTAACGAATATAAATGGTGATTTTGTATGCTACTACTTGGATGCATATGTATTTGTGCTTTGGTTCAAGCGTTTGGCTTATGTGTACAAATATTTATGCATGGATTATGATTTTATATGGATGTGTTGTTATAAGTAGATTTAATGTTGTTATAAGGAAATATTCGGATTCATTATGTAGATTTAATGTTTTTTGAAAGCATAAACTTGCCAGAAATCCAGAAATATTGGGCCAGAATTTACAGGTTTTGGCCGAAAGCGCCAATTTTTGGCCAGAATTTGTCCGGAATCACCGATTTTTAGTCGGCCTACTAGCGATAATGGACCGATTAATGAAAGCCCGGCCGACCAACGATTAATCTCCAACTAGTCACGATTTTTATAGCACTGATATAAACCCACACATTGTTGAACCAAAAATTATCCTTGCTTTCCACCTACTTTTTGTTACCAAGAGCTACCGACTTATGATATAAAACACAAGGGCGTCAAAAACGGGGTTAAAAACTAAGATATTGTGGTGTTGGGGATGATGTTATTTATCACTAGTATTTACAGCATTAGCTAATGAAGAATCTTCTCCTTTCAAATGTACAAGTACcaaagttataaaagattttgtTCCCC of Helianthus annuus cultivar XRQ/B chromosome 1, HanXRQr2.0-SUNRISE, whole genome shotgun sequence contains these proteins:
- the LOC110875755 gene encoding aquaporin NIP1-1: MPEIDGGATAVTMADGHHVVTLNTEDQTHTTTSCFPSVSFLQKLIAEVLGTYFVIFAGCAAVVVNTDKDKVIGLPGISIVWGLVVMVMVYSVGHISGAHFNPAVTIAFASCNRFPVKQVPAYVAAQVLGSTLASGTLRLIFNGRQDHFAGTLPAGSDLQSLVLEFIITFYLMFVISGVATDNRAIGELAGLAVGATVLLNVMFAGPISGASMNPARSLGPAIVSKEYRGIWVYMLGPTAGAISGAWVYNIIRFTDKPLREITKSASFLRYASSRKS